Proteins encoded together in one Streptomyces sp. TLI_171 window:
- a CDS encoding phosphatidylinositol-specific phospholipase C, with protein MTMARRTLLTSGAAALAGALGGLALPARAAHAAPPAAPGQAAAPRLLAASGLRSTPGGVPTADWMARLDAGRSLLGLTVPGTHDSCCTDPAHGTEWSHTQNWGVPEQLLQGVRFLDIRCNGLQGTADELGVYHSDAYQYVRLQDVLDQCRAFLTAHPGETVVMRLRNENAGGQALDAAEFRRRINHYLDDLGYRALFHLYGWPTLGAARGRIVLVADFANDWGLIQWSSGSNAYFRTQDLWQTDQLFPLRVKGRAITQQFDTAAADPGSPQMYVNFLSYAGGYWPKTAEQTLMDQSIYPYLTAHAGRIARYGIVPMDFPDFHVNVLQALIDQNFLA; from the coding sequence ATGACCATGGCACGCCGCACACTGCTCACCAGTGGCGCCGCAGCCCTCGCGGGCGCCCTCGGCGGGCTGGCCCTCCCGGCCCGGGCCGCCCATGCCGCGCCGCCCGCCGCGCCCGGGCAGGCCGCCGCACCACGGCTCCTGGCCGCGTCCGGGCTCCGCAGCACGCCCGGCGGAGTGCCCACCGCCGACTGGATGGCCCGCCTCGACGCCGGCCGCTCCCTGCTCGGCCTCACCGTCCCCGGCACCCACGACTCGTGCTGCACCGATCCCGCTCACGGCACCGAGTGGTCCCACACCCAGAACTGGGGGGTGCCCGAGCAACTCCTCCAGGGCGTCCGGTTCCTCGACATCCGGTGCAACGGACTGCAGGGGACGGCCGACGAGCTCGGCGTCTACCACTCCGACGCCTACCAGTACGTCCGCCTCCAGGATGTGCTGGACCAGTGCCGCGCGTTCCTGACGGCCCATCCGGGCGAGACGGTCGTGATGCGCCTCCGGAACGAGAACGCGGGCGGCCAGGCCCTCGACGCCGCGGAGTTCCGCCGCCGGATCAACCACTACCTCGACGACCTCGGCTACCGCGCCCTGTTCCACCTGTACGGCTGGCCGACCCTCGGCGCGGCCCGCGGCCGGATCGTGCTGGTCGCCGACTTCGCCAACGACTGGGGCCTGATCCAGTGGTCCAGCGGCAGCAACGCGTACTTCCGCACCCAGGACCTCTGGCAGACCGACCAGCTGTTCCCGCTCCGCGTCAAGGGGCGGGCGATCACCCAGCAGTTCGACACCGCCGCCGCCGACCCCGGCTCGCCGCAGATGTACGTCAACTTCCTCAGCTACGCGGGCGGTTACTGGCCCAAGACCGCCGAGCAGACCTTGATGGACCAGTCGATCTACCCCTACCTCACCGCCCACGCCGGCCGGATCGCCCGCTACGGCATCGTCCCGATGGACTTCCCCGACTTCCACGTCAACGTCCTGCAGGCGCTGATCGACCAGAACTTCCTCGCCTGA
- a CDS encoding Gfo/Idh/MocA family protein has protein sequence MSDHEPDRTTIPIGVVGLGDIAQKAYLPVLAAQPGLDLRLMTRDRAKLDRIGDAYRLPFRTTDLDELIGSGIRAAFVHAATEQHVPIVERLLTGGVDVYVDKPLAYDLDGARRLVQLAEHTGRSLLVGFNRRHAPGYLLAAERPRDLIVLQKHREGLPERARTLVYDDFIHVVDSLRFLVPGEIEHVDVRSRTRDGLVEHVVLTLAGRGFTALGIMNRLSGSTEEILEVSGADSKREVHNLAEVIDHKGQPTIRRRGDWVPVARQRGIEQVVLHFLDAVRAGKTLDAADALRTHELCELIVARIEADA, from the coding sequence ATGAGCGACCACGAGCCCGACCGCACCACGATCCCGATCGGCGTCGTCGGGCTCGGCGACATCGCGCAGAAGGCGTACCTGCCCGTCCTCGCCGCCCAACCCGGCCTCGACCTGCGGCTGATGACCCGCGACCGGGCCAAGCTCGACCGGATCGGCGACGCCTACCGCCTGCCGTTCCGCACCACCGACCTGGACGAGCTGATCGGCTCCGGCATCCGCGCCGCGTTCGTGCACGCCGCCACCGAGCAGCACGTCCCGATCGTCGAGAGGCTGCTCACCGGCGGAGTCGACGTGTACGTGGACAAGCCGCTCGCCTACGACCTGGACGGCGCCCGCCGCCTGGTCCAGCTCGCCGAGCACACCGGCCGCTCCCTGCTGGTCGGCTTCAACCGCCGCCACGCCCCCGGCTACCTGCTGGCCGCCGAACGCCCGCGCGACCTGATCGTGCTGCAGAAGCACCGCGAGGGCCTGCCCGAGCGCGCCCGCACCCTGGTCTACGACGACTTCATCCACGTCGTGGACAGCCTGCGCTTCCTGGTCCCCGGCGAAATCGAGCACGTCGACGTGCGCTCCCGCACCCGGGACGGCCTGGTCGAGCACGTCGTGCTCACCCTGGCGGGGCGCGGCTTCACCGCGCTCGGCATCATGAACCGGCTCTCCGGCTCCACCGAGGAGATCCTGGAGGTCTCCGGCGCGGACTCCAAGCGCGAGGTGCACAACCTCGCCGAGGTGATCGACCACAAGGGCCAGCCGACGATCCGCCGCCGCGGCGACTGGGTCCCGGTGGCCCGGCAGCGCGGCATCGAGCAGGTCGTCCTGCACTTCCTGGACGCCGTGCGGGCCGGGAAGACCCTGGACGCCGCGGACGCGCTGCGCACGCACGAGCTGTGCGAGCTGATCGTGGCCCGGATCGAGGCCGACGCCTGA
- a CDS encoding putative Ig domain-containing protein has translation MIRASKVARTGALAAATLVVAAAAATVTPHSTAAAATTPKRVLFDNSKGETAGNADWIISTSQPDPLGQNANPSTETSWTGAISAWGVALQKTGNYSLKTLPAGNTITYGTGGALDLANFDEFVLPEPNIRLSDAEKTAVMKFVQNGGGLFLISDHTVSDRNNDGWDSPAIINDLLTTNSVDSTDPFGFSVDLLNIANENPRAIADTTDPVLNGSFGKVTGSIIRNGTTFTLKPADNPAVKGLLYRSGYSGNTGAFFVTSTFGSGRVAIWGDSSPIDDGTGQSGNTLYDGWNDPAGTDAALALNATAWLAQGSGSSTGAVSLTNPGTRTATAGTATSLQLSASDTAGGTLGYSATGLPAGLTVNSATGLISGTPTTAGSYSVTAKATDSTGPSATVTFTWTVNPAGGGSCTAAQLITNPGFETGSTSGWTETNSNGASTINSSSSEPAHTGSYDAWLDGYGTTTTDTLAQTVTLPTGCTSYNLSFWLHIDSDASTTTVFDKLTVTANGTTLATYSNTNAAAGYQQRTFNLAAYAGQSVTLKFTGTEDNTKQTSFVLDDINLNVS, from the coding sequence ATGATCAGAGCATCGAAGGTCGCCCGCACCGGCGCCCTCGCCGCTGCCACCCTGGTGGTCGCCGCCGCGGCCGCCACCGTCACGCCGCACTCCACGGCGGCGGCCGCCACCACCCCGAAGCGGGTGCTGTTCGACAACAGCAAGGGCGAGACCGCGGGCAACGCGGACTGGATCATCTCCACCAGCCAGCCCGACCCGCTCGGCCAGAACGCCAATCCCAGCACCGAGACCTCGTGGACCGGCGCCATCTCCGCCTGGGGCGTCGCCCTGCAGAAGACCGGCAACTACAGCCTGAAGACCCTGCCGGCCGGCAACACCATCACCTACGGCACCGGCGGCGCGCTCGACCTCGCCAACTTCGACGAGTTCGTGCTGCCGGAGCCCAACATCCGGCTCAGCGACGCCGAGAAGACCGCCGTGATGAAGTTCGTGCAGAACGGCGGCGGCCTGTTCCTGATCTCCGACCACACCGTCAGCGACCGCAACAACGACGGCTGGGACTCGCCCGCGATCATCAACGACCTGCTGACCACCAACAGCGTCGACAGCACCGACCCGTTCGGTTTCTCCGTCGACCTGCTGAACATCGCCAACGAGAACCCGCGGGCGATCGCCGACACCACCGACCCGGTGCTGAACGGCTCCTTCGGCAAGGTGACCGGCTCGATCATCCGCAACGGCACCACCTTCACCCTCAAGCCCGCCGACAACCCGGCCGTCAAGGGCCTGCTCTACCGCAGCGGCTACAGCGGCAACACCGGAGCGTTCTTCGTGACCTCCACCTTCGGCAGCGGCCGGGTCGCGATCTGGGGCGACTCCTCGCCGATCGACGACGGCACCGGCCAGTCCGGCAACACCCTCTACGACGGCTGGAACGACCCGGCGGGCACCGACGCCGCCCTCGCGCTGAACGCCACCGCCTGGCTGGCCCAGGGCAGCGGCAGCAGCACCGGCGCCGTCAGCCTGACCAACCCCGGCACCCGCACCGCCACCGCCGGCACCGCCACCAGCCTCCAGCTGTCCGCCTCCGACACCGCCGGCGGCACCCTCGGCTACTCGGCCACCGGCCTGCCCGCCGGACTGACCGTCAACTCCGCCACCGGCCTGATCAGCGGCACCCCGACCACCGCCGGCAGCTACAGCGTCACCGCCAAGGCCACCGACTCCACCGGCCCGTCCGCCACCGTCACCTTCACCTGGACGGTCAACCCGGCCGGCGGCGGCAGCTGCACCGCCGCCCAGCTGATCACCAACCCCGGCTTCGAGACCGGCTCCACCTCGGGCTGGACCGAGACCAACAGCAACGGCGCCAGCACCATCAACTCCAGCTCCAGCGAGCCCGCCCACACCGGCAGTTACGACGCCTGGCTGGACGGCTACGGCACCACCACCACCGACACCCTCGCCCAGACCGTCACCCTGCCGACCGGGTGCACCAGTTACAACCTGAGCTTCTGGCTGCACATCGACAGCGACGCCTCCACCACCACGGTCTTCGACAAGCTCACCGTCACCGCCAACGGCACCACCCTCGCCACCTACAGCAACACCAACGCCGCCGCCGGCTACCAGCAGCGCACCTTCAACCTCGCCGCCTACGCGGGCCAGAGCGTGACGCTGAAGTTCACCGGCACCGAGGACAACACCAAGCAGACCTCGTTCGTCCTCGACGACATCAACCTCAACGTCTCCTGA
- a CDS encoding GNAT family N-acetyltransferase, translated as MEHVVRAVAAEDWRRVKELRLAALRDPVAGIAFLETYASAVAQPDSFWQERAAGARGEMTARQFVAERTDGGGWDGAITVLIERAGRPGVLGGPNEVDQAHLVGVYVRPEQRGSGLARALFETAIAFAHRFDAPSVDRVRLHVHQDNHRAEAFYRKLGFVRTGHSVPVPGDESAREHELVLAGFPARTEVGRHGDGDGDG; from the coding sequence ATGGAGCATGTGGTGCGGGCGGTCGCGGCCGAGGACTGGCGGCGGGTCAAGGAGTTGCGGCTGGCGGCGTTGCGCGATCCGGTCGCGGGAATCGCGTTCCTGGAGACGTACGCGAGTGCCGTCGCGCAGCCGGATTCGTTCTGGCAGGAGCGGGCGGCGGGGGCGCGCGGGGAGATGACGGCGCGGCAGTTCGTGGCGGAGCGGACGGACGGCGGAGGGTGGGACGGGGCGATCACGGTGCTGATCGAGCGGGCGGGGCGGCCGGGCGTGCTGGGCGGGCCGAACGAGGTCGACCAGGCGCACCTGGTGGGGGTCTACGTCCGGCCGGAGCAGCGCGGATCGGGGCTGGCCCGCGCGCTGTTCGAGACCGCGATCGCCTTCGCCCACCGGTTCGACGCCCCGTCCGTCGACCGGGTCCGCCTGCACGTCCACCAGGACAACCACCGAGCCGAGGCGTTCTACCGCAAGCTCGGTTTCGTCCGCACCGGCCACTCCGTGCCCGTCCCCGGCGACGAGTCCGCCCGCGAACACGAACTCGTCCTCGCCGGGTTCCCCGCTCGCACGGAGGTGGGACGTCATGGGGACGGGGACGGGGACGGGTGA
- a CDS encoding multicopper oxidase family protein gives MNRRNFLALSAASGLLGTAGLAAGCGPDTGRRPGPPPALDLSAPLRIPPLLHPERTADGVRAFELTLLAGRSELLPGLQTDTWGFNGPFLGPTLRAGRGDRIAMTVRNTLPAASTVHWHGVRLPAAMDGGPHQPIEPGAVWTPTWTLDQPATTAWYHPHPHGATAQHVYRGLAGMFLIDDAEDHGLPAQYGVDDVPLILQDKKFTADGALDGDPLKGKYGILGDRMLVNGTYQPRFAVSTERVRLRLLNGSNARMYHLVFDDRRPFQVVGNDGGLLGAPVETTELTLTPGERAEVLVGFAPGDDAVLRTEDNGVDLAAGDFDLIRFTAADRLQPSPTVPARPAALPPIVPPAGATVRRFTLDARNGINGRPMDPARIDEVVPAGAVEIWEVRNNASSHNFHIHDVAFQVLDVNGHAPPAVAAGYKDTVFVPTGSTVRLAVQFGRDVDPTAPYMYHCHLLRHEDSGMMGQFLVVEPGTEDSAPRTVATAPHRH, from the coding sequence GTGAACCGACGGAACTTCCTCGCGCTCTCGGCCGCCTCCGGCCTGCTCGGCACGGCGGGCCTGGCCGCCGGCTGCGGCCCGGACACCGGGCGCCGACCCGGGCCCCCGCCCGCGCTCGATCTGTCCGCGCCGCTGCGGATCCCGCCGCTGCTGCACCCGGAACGGACCGCGGACGGGGTCCGCGCCTTCGAACTCACCCTGCTGGCCGGCCGGTCCGAACTCCTGCCGGGCCTGCAGACCGACACCTGGGGCTTCAACGGGCCGTTCCTCGGCCCCACCCTGCGGGCCGGCCGCGGCGACCGGATCGCGATGACCGTCCGCAACACGCTCCCCGCGGCCAGCACGGTGCACTGGCACGGAGTGCGGCTGCCCGCCGCGATGGACGGCGGCCCGCACCAGCCGATCGAGCCGGGCGCGGTGTGGACCCCGACCTGGACGCTCGACCAGCCCGCCACCACCGCCTGGTACCACCCGCACCCGCACGGGGCCACCGCCCAGCACGTCTACCGCGGCCTCGCCGGGATGTTCCTGATCGACGACGCGGAGGACCACGGGCTGCCCGCGCAGTACGGCGTCGACGACGTCCCGCTGATCCTGCAGGACAAGAAGTTCACCGCCGACGGCGCCCTCGACGGTGACCCGCTGAAGGGCAAGTACGGCATCCTCGGCGACCGCATGCTGGTCAACGGCACCTACCAGCCGCGCTTCGCCGTCAGCACCGAACGCGTCCGGCTGCGCCTCCTGAACGGCTCCAACGCCCGGATGTACCACCTGGTGTTCGACGACCGGCGCCCCTTCCAGGTGGTCGGCAACGACGGCGGGCTGCTCGGCGCACCGGTGGAGACCACCGAGCTCACCCTCACCCCCGGCGAGCGCGCCGAGGTGCTGGTCGGCTTCGCCCCGGGCGACGACGCGGTGCTGCGCACCGAGGACAACGGGGTCGACCTCGCCGCCGGCGACTTCGACCTGATCCGCTTCACCGCCGCCGACCGCCTGCAGCCCTCCCCCACCGTGCCCGCGCGCCCCGCCGCGCTGCCGCCGATCGTCCCGCCCGCCGGCGCCACGGTGCGCCGGTTCACCCTGGACGCGCGCAACGGCATCAACGGCCGCCCGATGGACCCCGCCCGGATCGACGAGGTGGTCCCCGCCGGGGCGGTCGAGATCTGGGAGGTCCGGAACAACGCGTCCTCGCACAACTTCCACATCCACGACGTGGCGTTCCAGGTCCTGGACGTGAACGGCCACGCCCCGCCCGCGGTCGCCGCCGGCTACAAGGACACCGTCTTCGTGCCCACCGGGTCGACCGTCCGGCTGGCCGTCCAGTTCGGCCGCGACGTCGACCCGACCGCGCCGTACATGTACCACTGCCACCTGCTGCGCCACGAGGACTCCGGCATGATGGGCCAGTTCCTCGTCGTCGAGCCCGGCACCGAGGACTCGGCGCCACGCACGGTGGCCACCGCCCCGCACCGTCACTGA
- a CDS encoding nucleotidyl transferase AbiEii/AbiGii toxin family protein — MESDPHRIRRAVLDHLLALIADSPWAETLVLRGSMVMPAWVGSAAREPADLDWVVPPSTLVPIDGLDPYPYLPDPAAVQQWPEVADGAGAYEIWTFEEFDTGGIRVHVPPEGLQWVPAAEPEDEGPHLMLRELVRRHPQAAPGVRLDADSVEDAGSWVYADDDGRPGVRVSLRWTADGPDGPRSGVVTVDFARDERLPEAPVRTAVPRGDRSGASVVRTASPELSLAWKLLWLHADGDRARAKDLYDAVLLAELCAGTLRPALLRRVLTREPGHPGTLHLAGLTVRPADWAELLAANPGIRGTAPDWLARLHAALTDLQAALAALQEPDGRGGGKPEAAAVPGPIR; from the coding sequence GTGGAGAGCGACCCGCACCGGATCCGGCGCGCCGTGCTCGACCACCTGCTCGCGCTGATCGCCGACTCCCCGTGGGCCGAGACGCTGGTGCTGCGCGGCAGCATGGTGATGCCCGCCTGGGTGGGGTCGGCCGCCCGGGAGCCCGCCGACCTGGACTGGGTGGTGCCGCCGTCCACCCTGGTCCCGATCGACGGCCTCGACCCGTACCCGTACCTGCCCGACCCGGCGGCCGTCCAGCAGTGGCCGGAGGTCGCGGACGGCGCGGGGGCCTACGAGATCTGGACGTTCGAGGAGTTCGACACCGGAGGCATCCGCGTCCACGTCCCGCCCGAGGGCCTGCAATGGGTGCCGGCGGCCGAACCCGAGGACGAGGGGCCGCACCTGATGCTGCGTGAACTCGTCCGCCGGCACCCGCAGGCCGCGCCCGGAGTCCGTCTCGACGCCGACTCGGTCGAGGACGCCGGCAGCTGGGTCTACGCCGACGACGACGGCCGGCCCGGCGTCCGGGTCTCGCTCCGCTGGACCGCCGACGGCCCGGACGGCCCGCGCTCCGGGGTGGTGACGGTCGACTTCGCGCGCGACGAGCGACTGCCCGAAGCACCCGTCCGGACGGCCGTCCCGCGCGGCGACCGCTCCGGCGCGAGCGTGGTGCGCACGGCGAGCCCGGAGCTGTCGCTGGCCTGGAAGCTGCTCTGGCTGCACGCCGACGGCGACCGCGCCCGCGCCAAGGACCTGTACGACGCCGTGCTGCTCGCCGAGCTCTGCGCCGGCACCCTCCGCCCGGCCCTGCTGCGCCGCGTGCTCACCCGCGAGCCCGGCCATCCGGGCACCCTGCACCTGGCCGGGCTCACCGTCCGGCCCGCCGATTGGGCCGAGTTGCTCGCCGCGAACCCCGGCATCCGCGGCACCGCCCCCGACTGGCTGGCCCGCCTGCACGCCGCCCTGACGGACCTTCAGGCCGCCCTGGCGGCCCTTCAGGAACCGGACGGCCGGGGCGGCGGAAAACCGGAGGCGGCCGCGGTCCCCGGGCCGATACGTTGA
- a CDS encoding MBL fold metallo-hydrolase, with protein sequence MRLTKYAHACVRIEDGDRSVLIDPGCWTAPEAFHGVRAVLFTHEHADHVDEDLLAAARAADPELQVYTHADLAAELGGEAVAVGDRFTAGGFEVRAVGGRHAETIDGYPNCANLGFLVEGVYHPGDALHRPEEDVRALLLPASGPWLSLRAAIEMVRAVRPEHTFPIHDANLSEIGMANFDGWLGEEADTRFARIALGKSVDLP encoded by the coding sequence ATGCGTCTGACCAAGTATGCGCACGCCTGCGTCCGGATCGAGGACGGCGACCGCTCGGTGCTGATCGACCCCGGCTGCTGGACGGCGCCCGAGGCGTTCCACGGCGTCCGGGCCGTGCTGTTCACCCACGAGCACGCGGACCACGTGGACGAGGACCTGTTGGCGGCGGCCCGCGCGGCCGACCCGGAGCTGCAGGTCTACACGCACGCCGATCTGGCGGCGGAACTCGGCGGGGAGGCCGTCGCGGTGGGGGACCGCTTCACCGCCGGCGGCTTCGAGGTCCGCGCGGTCGGCGGCCGGCACGCCGAGACCATCGACGGGTACCCGAACTGCGCGAACCTCGGCTTCCTGGTCGAGGGCGTCTACCACCCGGGCGACGCACTGCACCGGCCGGAGGAGGATGTCCGCGCCCTGCTGCTGCCCGCCTCCGGGCCCTGGCTGAGCCTGCGCGCGGCGATCGAGATGGTGCGGGCCGTCCGGCCCGAACACACCTTCCCGATCCACGACGCCAACCTCAGCGAGATCGGCATGGCCAACTTCGACGGCTGGCTCGGCGAGGAGGCGGACACCCGCTTCGCCCGGATCGCCCTCGGGAAGTCCGTCGACCTGCCCTGA
- a CDS encoding phosphatase PAP2 family protein, whose protein sequence is MIDSSHLAARSRSLAHLMLARLRLRHLAWPLFAVAFWRYLAVYGLPYANDVVFLWLIAALVAASVHSGGRKGWLSVLRDWVPVMAVVWTYSLLRGYGSHTPWRPHYAPQIAFDKVLGFGETWTVRLQHWLYHPGDPQWYDYAAVTVYMSHFFAVFLILAVLWKRNRDRFRHFLSCYLAITAIGFVTYVLFPADPPWLAALEGHLPAVNRIVATVLDNSGLHRAGTIFENGSRFANDVAAMPSLHAAYPMMTALVFWPKAGRTLRVLLAAYPLAMAFTLVYGAEHFIIDILVGWAYAWAMVTLVNRLVARRAAAREARRTAATAAAEAPVPVG, encoded by the coding sequence ATGATCGACTCGTCCCACCTGGCAGCCCGGTCACGCTCCCTGGCGCACCTCATGCTGGCCCGACTCAGACTCCGCCACCTCGCCTGGCCGCTGTTCGCCGTGGCCTTCTGGCGCTACCTCGCGGTCTACGGACTGCCGTACGCGAACGACGTCGTCTTCCTCTGGCTGATCGCCGCACTGGTCGCCGCCTCCGTGCACAGCGGCGGGCGCAAGGGCTGGCTGTCGGTCCTGCGCGACTGGGTCCCGGTGATGGCCGTGGTCTGGACGTACTCCCTGCTGCGCGGCTACGGCTCGCACACCCCCTGGCGGCCCCACTACGCCCCGCAGATCGCCTTCGACAAGGTGCTCGGCTTCGGCGAGACCTGGACGGTGCGCCTCCAGCACTGGCTCTACCACCCCGGCGACCCGCAGTGGTACGACTACGCCGCCGTCACCGTCTACATGTCGCACTTCTTCGCGGTGTTCCTGATCCTCGCGGTGCTGTGGAAGCGCAACCGGGACCGGTTCCGGCACTTCCTCTCCTGCTACCTGGCGATCACCGCGATCGGCTTCGTCACGTACGTCCTGTTCCCCGCCGACCCGCCGTGGCTGGCCGCCCTCGAGGGACACCTGCCCGCCGTCAACCGGATCGTCGCCACCGTCCTCGACAACAGCGGCCTCCACCGGGCCGGCACCATCTTCGAGAACGGCAGCCGGTTCGCCAACGACGTCGCCGCGATGCCCTCGCTGCACGCCGCCTACCCGATGATGACCGCCCTGGTGTTCTGGCCGAAGGCCGGCCGCACCCTGCGCGTGCTGCTCGCCGCGTACCCCCTGGCGATGGCCTTCACGCTGGTCTACGGCGCCGAGCACTTCATCATCGACATCCTGGTCGGCTGGGCCTACGCCTGGGCGATGGTCACCCTGGTCAACCGGCTCGTGGCCCGTCGCGCGGCCGCGCGCGAGGCCCGGCGGACGGCCGCCACCGCCGCCGCCGAAGCGCCCGTCCCGGTGGGCTGA
- a CDS encoding HEAT repeat domain-containing protein: protein MLGFVRTDDEALVSYLGDPQRSVAAYRALMRRGEEALGAIRGGLSHGNPGVREGCCRLPHHLVDPESMGQLVAMADDPDAGVRIAAFHALACDRCKGDTCAPGAGRVLEPALRHLAADPDAQVRSRAAELVGKFVHTDARAVAALEAARVRDPSAAVRKKAGWHAPGGTHPPTDRPRARPADGAAGSLRPATPPLPRRTADGRLPLEHLAASGEPGPGEDRGAEAWEPAEAALRLRGGNGTAGGPAVSAARAPSTPGSA from the coding sequence ATGCTCGGATTCGTGCGGACCGACGACGAAGCCCTCGTGTCGTACCTGGGCGACCCGCAGCGCTCCGTGGCCGCCTACCGGGCGCTGATGCGGCGCGGGGAGGAGGCGCTGGGCGCCATCCGGGGCGGCCTGTCGCACGGGAACCCGGGTGTCCGCGAGGGCTGCTGCCGCTTGCCGCACCATCTGGTCGACCCCGAGTCCATGGGGCAGCTCGTCGCGATGGCCGACGACCCCGACGCCGGGGTCAGGATCGCGGCGTTCCACGCGCTGGCCTGCGACCGGTGCAAGGGCGACACCTGCGCCCCGGGAGCGGGCCGGGTGCTGGAACCGGCGCTGCGGCACCTGGCCGCGGATCCTGACGCCCAGGTCCGGTCACGGGCCGCGGAACTCGTCGGCAAGTTCGTCCACACCGATGCGCGCGCCGTCGCGGCGCTGGAGGCCGCCCGTGTCCGGGACCCGAGCGCGGCCGTCCGGAAGAAGGCAGGCTGGCACGCGCCCGGCGGGACCCATCCACCGACGGACCGCCCCCGCGCGCGGCCGGCTGACGGGGCCGCCGGTAGCCTCCGGCCCGCGACTCCGCCGCTGCCCCGCCGAACAGCGGACGGCCGTCTACCGCTTGAGCACCTCGCCGCTTCCGGAGAGCCGGGGCCCGGGGAGGACCGGGGCGCGGAGGCGTGGGAACCGGCGGAAGCCGCCCTGCGGCTTCGGGGCGGGAACGGGACGGCGGGAGGGCCGGCGGTCTCGGCGGCGAGGGCTCCCTCCACGCCCGGCAGCGCGTGA